The DNA window GCGTCCCGTGGTGAGGAGGAGGTAGCGGTCCTGATCCGTGCGGGTGACCGTGATGTCCGCGCGGACGCCGCCGCCCTCGTTGCACATCAGGGTGTACTTCACGTCTCCGACGTCGAGGTCCATGTCGTTCGTACAGAGCCGCTGGACGAACGCCCCTGCCTGAGGACCGACCACCTCCATCTTGTTGAAGGGGGTCATGTCGTGCAGTCCGACCTTCTCACGGACGTGCAGCGCCTCGGCCCCCTCGAGGGGCGACCAGTAGATGCCCTCCCAGCCGTCTCGGTCGGGGATCCGGTCGCCGTACCGCTCCAAGAGGTCCTCGTTCGACTCGAACCACTGGGGGGCCTCCCAGCCGGCTTCGGCCCACATCTCCCCGCCCAGTTCCAGGTGGGAGTGGTACATCGGCGTCCGCCGGATGTCCCGCTGTTTGTCCTCCCACACCCACTTCGGATGCATGATGTTGTAGACGATGCGGTACTCCTCGCCGCCGATGTCGCGGGCGAAGTCCCAGCTACCCTCGTGGTCGTCGAAGCGGTTGACGTCGCAGTGCGCGAGGTCGATGGGCCCGTCGTCGAGCCGCGGCACGCCGTTCTCCATCCACTCCGCGAGCGCCTTCGCCGCGCCGCCGGCGTGGGTGACCCAGATGGCCGCCGCCGTCCACAGCCCCTCCAGTTCCTGCACCGGACCCATCACGGGGAGGCCGTTCGGCGACTCCGCGAACATCCCGTTGTACTTGAACTCCAGTTCCTTGCCCGCCGTCGCCGGGAGGAGTTCGTCGGAGGCCTGCCGGGGCGCTTTGTGCGGGCGGTCGGGGTGGGTCGCGTTCTCCATGTGGTAGTCGGTGAACTCGTGGACCGACCCCTGCGACTCGTCCGTATTGCCGCCGAGTTCCTGCGGGTCCGGCACGATCGGCTCGTGGTTGTACGAGCCGATGCCGTAGGAGTCGCCGTGGTTCCGGTAGTACATGGCGTTGTCCTGGTCGCGCAGGATCGGCCGGTCGGGCCCGACGAGCAGCCGTTTGGCCTTCTCACCCGAGACGTTCTCGTACCCCTCGAAGAGCGGGTGATCGGTGACGTCGACCGCGCTGTCGGCCAACTCGCCCAGCGACTCGGTCATCGTGTACTGGTGTTCGACCGGCGTCACCGGGAGGTGGACGCCCAGTTTCTCGCCCAGCTGGCGGGCCCAGATGTTCGTCGCGATGACGACCTCGTCACACTCGATCGTCCCGTTCTCGGTGACGACCGACTCGACGGAGCCGTCCGCGACTTCGACGTCCTCGGTTCGGGTGTGCGGGACGAACGTCGCCCCCCGGTCCATCGCTTCCCGGGCCAGCGCGTCGCAGGCGACGACGCCCGACACCTGCCCGTCGGTCGGCGAGTAGTACCCACCCAAAATCTGGCTGTCGTCGACGAGCGGGAGGTGCTCCGTGACCTCCTCGGGGCTGAGCAGCTGTGGCTCCGGAATCCCCCACGCTTTCGCGTGTTCGACCCGGCGCTGGAGGAACGCCATCCGCTCTTCGGAGCGAGCGACCTCGATGCCGCCGGTCTCGTTGTACGCCTGCTGGCCGTCCGCGCCCTCCAGTTCGGAGTAGAGCTGCCGGGAGTAGTTCGCGAACTTCGAGAGTTCCTTCGGTTCGGCCGTCTGGAACATGATCCCCGGCGCGTGCGTCGACGACCCGCCCGTCGTCGGCATCGGGCCCTGGTCGACGACGACGACGTCCTCCCGACCCAGCTCTGTCAGCTGATACGCGACGTTGCACCCGACGATTCCGGCACCGACGATCACGGTCCCAGCGTCGCTCGGGAGACTACGCTGTGTGCTCATATGACAAAAACCACGGCGGCGGCTTCTTATATCCACTCCTGCGCAGTGACGGGTATTTTTAACCGGCTCCGGAGGGCGGCCGATCACCCCCCACCCGCACCGAGACGGAGCGGGTTACTCCGGCCCCGTCCGCGTCGTCTGTTCGGCGGTGGCGACGGCGGCGACGTTCTCCGGAACGTCGTGGACGCGGACGACGTCGACGCCGCGTTCGGCCGCCAGCGCCGTCGCGGCCACCGTCGGCGCGAGTCGGGCATCAGGGCCGCAGCCGACGTGTTCGAACATCGACTTGTGCGAGTGTCCGAGCATGACGGGTGTCCCGAGCGCCCGGAACTCGTCGAGTCGGTCCAGGAGTTCGAAGCTCTCGGGGGCGCGCTTTCCGAAACCCAGGCCGGGGTCGACGAGGAGGTCGGAGCGGTCGATGCCCGCCCGCTCGGCCAAAAGCACGCGCTCGGTGAGCGTCTCCAACACGTCGTCGACGACGTCGTCGTAGTCGTAGCCGCGGTCGGGGTCGACCGGGGCCGAGAGGCTGTGCATCACCACCGCCGGCACCCCGTGGTCGGCGACGACGCGACGCATCGCCGCGTCCGCGAGCCCGGTGACGTCATTCACCATGTCCGCGCCGGCGGCGAGCGCCGCGTCGGCGACCGCCGGCTTCCGCGTGTCGACCGAGACCATCGCGTCGAGATCGTCCAGGCGTTCGATCACCGGGCGGACGCGCTCGGTCTCCTCCGCCACCGAGACCGGGTCGGCACCCGGCCGTGTCGACTCGCCGCCGACGTCGACGATCGCCGCACCCGCGGCGGCCATCTCCTCGGCCCGCGCGACGGCCGCGTCGACCGCGTCGTACTCGCCGCCGTCGTGGAAGGAGTCCGGCGTGACGTTGAGGATGCCCATCACGGCCGTGCCGTCGTTCCAGGGATACGCGGAGGGCTCCCCGCTGCCGACGCCGAGCGCTCGGTTCAGCTGCCCCGCGAGGTGTCGGCTCGCCCCCGACCGTCGGCGGAGGCGGCGGACCAGGTCGCGGAACTGCTCGCGCGTGCCGCTCACGACGACCGCGACGTGTTCGTCCGCGGTCGTGATGCCCGAGACCGCACACCACCCGCCCGCCGAGCGCATCGTCTCGTTCAGTTCGGCCGCCTCCGCGCGCCGGACGCGGAGCCTGATCGTCCGGTGGACCAGCCGGTCGGCGCACTCGCGGCGCGGACGCGCGGGGACGTCGGCGCGCGAGAGGACCGACCGGGCGCGTTCGGTCGAAGGGGTCCGAACGGGCGTCGGCGTCCGCGTCCAGCGGTCACGGGCCTCCGAGACCGTGTACAGCGAGCCCGTCACGAGCACGCAGTCCGTCGGGTTCGCGGTCCGGAGCGCCTCGTCTACGGCGGCCAGCACCGACTCGCACTGGTCGGTTCGCGCCGCGGTCTCGCGGTCGAACACGGCCGCCAGCGTCTCCGCGGACTGTGCGCGGCCGACGGCCGGTTCGGCGAGCACCGCCCGGTCGGCGGCCGGAAGCGACCGGCACATGGCGACGTGGTCCTTGTCGCGCATCGCGCCGAAGACGAGGTGGAGCTCGTCGTAGTCGTAGCGGTCGAGCACCGTCGCGAGCTTCTCGCAGGCGTCGGGGTTGTGAGCCCCGTCGAGCACCACCAGCGGCTCCCGCGACAGCACCTCGAACCGGCCGGGCCAGTGGACGTTCCGGACGCCGGCCGCGATCGCTCGCTCCGTCACCCCGACGTCGAGCGTCGCCCCGACCTGCCGCGCGAGGGTGGCGGCGACGCCTGCGTTGAGCGCCTGGTGTGTGCCGAGCAGCGGCGTCGTGGTCTGGACCGCCCAGTCCGGGCCGGCCAGCGAGACGGACGACTCCGCGATCGAGACCATCTCCGTCTCTCGGACCCGGACGTCGGGTCGCTCCCCGCCCCGGCGGTCGGCCGGCGCGTCCGTCTCTGGGGCCGCCTCGTCGTCGATGCCGACGGTCACGACGTCGGTCCGCTCGCGGATCGTCTCCAGCGCCGCGCCGGTCGCGCCGGTGACCAGCGGCGCGTCGGCGGGCGCGACGTGGGCCTTGTCGCTCGCGATCTCCTCGACGGTCGACCCCAGGATGTCGGTGTGTTCGAGGCTGACGCTCGTGACGGCCGCGGCGATCGGGTCGACGACGCTCGTCGCGTCGTAGCGCCCGCCGATCCCCACCTCGAGGACGGCGACGTCGACCTCCTCGCGCGCGAAGTGCCACAGCGCCAGCGCCGTGAACGCCTCGAAGAACGTGGGCGCGTCGCCGTCGACCGAGCGGTCGACGATCGACGGCCAGGTCTCCTCGACGAACCGGACGACCTCCCGCTTGGGGATCTTCTGTCCCCGCACCTGCACGCGCTCGCGGAGGTCGTTCAGGTCGGGCGAGGTGTAGAGTCCGACGTCGAGCCCCGCCTCCCGCAACACGCGTTCGAGCAACCGTGCCGTGCTTCCCTTGCCGTTCGAGCCGGCCACCTGGACGGCGGTCAACTGCTCGTGTGGGTTCCCCACCTCCGACAGCAGGGAGGCGGTCGTCTCCGTGCCCAGTTTGGGCCGGAGTCGGCGGAGCCGTTCCAGCCTGTTCACCGCCTCGTGATACTCCATGCCAAGCGGTGTTCGGGTGACCACAAATAAAACTCCGCCCGGCGTCGGCCCGCCTCGGCACACCCCGGGGCGGCGAGCACGCGACCGCCGTGCCGTCCACGTGCGGGGTCGACGCCGGGGCGAACGGGCCGCGCCGGGACGGGAGGCGCTCGGGACAACTCCACAACACAATACGTATCTGATACGATGTGGTTCAGCGCGCGGAGCGAACGGACGGTCGGGCGAGGGGTCTCCGAGCCGCAGCCCGCGGAGACGCCGATTTGGCCCACGAGACGGCGGTTCCGGCCCGACCCACGGAAACCACGTCGTATCCGGAATCAGAGGAGTGTGCTAACATTGATACCGGCGTCACCGAAACTCCGGTCCGAGATGACAGTCGAAGACGAGGGTGAGCCGTCAGTACCGACCGATTACGAGATCGCACAGTCCGTCGAGAAGCGACACATCGGCGACGTCGTCGAGCCGTTCGGCCTCGAACGTGAGGACCTCGAACTGTTCGGCGAGCACAAAGCCAAGGTGAAGCTCGAGGCGATCGAGCGGATCAAACAGGAGAAGGAGGCCAACGGGAAGCTCGTGCTCGTCACCGGGATGACGCCCACACCGATGGGCGAGGGCAAGACGGTGACGACCGTCGGGCTGGGGCAGGCGTTCAACCAGCTGGGGAAGGACGCGCTCATCGCCGTCCGCGAGCCGTCGCTCGGGCCGGTGTTCGGCGT is part of the Salinigranum marinum genome and encodes:
- a CDS encoding FAD-dependent oxidoreductase — encoded protein: MSTQRSLPSDAGTVIVGAGIVGCNVAYQLTELGREDVVVVDQGPMPTTGGSSTHAPGIMFQTAEPKELSKFANYSRQLYSELEGADGQQAYNETGGIEVARSEERMAFLQRRVEHAKAWGIPEPQLLSPEEVTEHLPLVDDSQILGGYYSPTDGQVSGVVACDALAREAMDRGATFVPHTRTEDVEVADGSVESVVTENGTIECDEVVIATNIWARQLGEKLGVHLPVTPVEHQYTMTESLGELADSAVDVTDHPLFEGYENVSGEKAKRLLVGPDRPILRDQDNAMYYRNHGDSYGIGSYNHEPIVPDPQELGGNTDESQGSVHEFTDYHMENATHPDRPHKAPRQASDELLPATAGKELEFKYNGMFAESPNGLPVMGPVQELEGLWTAAAIWVTHAGGAAKALAEWMENGVPRLDDGPIDLAHCDVNRFDDHEGSWDFARDIGGEEYRIVYNIMHPKWVWEDKQRDIRRTPMYHSHLELGGEMWAEAGWEAPQWFESNEDLLERYGDRIPDRDGWEGIYWSPLEGAEALHVREKVGLHDMTPFNKMEVVGPQAGAFVQRLCTNDMDLDVGDVKYTLMCNEGGGVRADITVTRTDQDRYLLLTTGREVGNNHVAWVREQSPEGVVVNDVTSSMAAMVCTGPDARKVLSKVTDVDLSDEAFPFFTAQEFYVKNVPVLALRVSYAGELGWEFYTPSEYGEQLWEHIMEAGQEYDIRPYGNGALNALRIEKGFRLWGKDLHTEHTPFEAGLGWAVDMDTDFIGKEALAGSETEPAAADGGEPALRHQVACLTLDDPEATILDDRPVLDPETGESLGYVHAAEYGYSVGACVAYTYLPPEYAEPGTSVEVLFEGDHYAATVQEEPLV
- the folP gene encoding dihydropteroate synthase, which encodes MEYHEAVNRLERLRRLRPKLGTETTASLLSEVGNPHEQLTAVQVAGSNGKGSTARLLERVLREAGLDVGLYTSPDLNDLRERVQVRGQKIPKREVVRFVEETWPSIVDRSVDGDAPTFFEAFTALALWHFAREEVDVAVLEVGIGGRYDATSVVDPIAAAVTSVSLEHTDILGSTVEEIASDKAHVAPADAPLVTGATGAALETIRERTDVVTVGIDDEAAPETDAPADRRGGERPDVRVRETEMVSIAESSVSLAGPDWAVQTTTPLLGTHQALNAGVAATLARQVGATLDVGVTERAIAAGVRNVHWPGRFEVLSREPLVVLDGAHNPDACEKLATVLDRYDYDELHLVFGAMRDKDHVAMCRSLPAADRAVLAEPAVGRAQSAETLAAVFDRETAARTDQCESVLAAVDEALRTANPTDCVLVTGSLYTVSEARDRWTRTPTPVRTPSTERARSVLSRADVPARPRRECADRLVHRTIRLRVRRAEAAELNETMRSAGGWCAVSGITTADEHVAVVVSGTREQFRDLVRRLRRRSGASRHLAGQLNRALGVGSGEPSAYPWNDGTAVMGILNVTPDSFHDGGEYDAVDAAVARAEEMAAAGAAIVDVGGESTRPGADPVSVAEETERVRPVIERLDDLDAMVSVDTRKPAVADAALAAGADMVNDVTGLADAAMRRVVADHGVPAVVMHSLSAPVDPDRGYDYDDVVDDVLETLTERVLLAERAGIDRSDLLVDPGLGFGKRAPESFELLDRLDEFRALGTPVMLGHSHKSMFEHVGCGPDARLAPTVAATALAAERGVDVVRVHDVPENVAAVATAEQTTRTGPE